One genomic region from Terriglobales bacterium encodes:
- a CDS encoding sigma-70 family RNA polymerase sigma factor, whose product MVDGSITQLLLDASAGKQGAVDALFPIVYSEMRRLSASYLRRERPGHTLQSTALVHEAYLRLIDQKVSWQSRAHFMGIASQIMRRILLDHAKGKAAAKRGGAEIALELDESSIGAKVRDVNLIALDDALLELEKIDPIRSRIVEMRFFGGLSNAEAAEVLGVSTATVQRQWAGARAWLFHTMKKE is encoded by the coding sequence ATGGTTGATGGATCCATTACGCAGCTGTTGCTGGATGCATCAGCAGGCAAGCAGGGCGCAGTCGACGCGCTCTTTCCCATCGTCTACTCCGAAATGCGGCGTCTTTCTGCGTCCTATCTTCGCAGGGAGCGGCCCGGGCATACTCTTCAGAGCACAGCGCTTGTGCACGAGGCCTACCTTCGTCTAATCGACCAAAAGGTTAGTTGGCAAAGCCGAGCACACTTTATGGGCATTGCTTCACAGATTATGCGGCGAATTCTTTTGGATCACGCGAAAGGCAAGGCTGCGGCCAAAAGAGGCGGAGCAGAGATTGCGCTCGAACTCGACGAGTCGAGCATTGGCGCTAAAGTTCGCGACGTGAACCTCATCGCCCTGGATGACGCACTCCTGGAACTCGAAAAAATCGATCCGATACGCAGCCGTATTGTGGAGATGAGATTTTTCGGCGGCCTTTCGAATGCAGAAGCCGCGGAAGTTTTGGGCGTATCTACGGCGACCGTGCAACGCCAATGGGCGGGAGCACGGGCGTGGCTCTTCCACACCATGAAGAAGGAGTAG
- a CDS encoding sigma 54-interacting transcriptional regulator, giving the protein MGSPHIAFPDAQSFGSVTLANENLSKQQEFEGIVGCSTALMETLDLVRTVAPTDSTVLIEGETGTGKEVIASAIHACSNRRDRALVKLNCTAIPVGLLESELFGHEKGAFTGAVARKIGRFEAAHRGTLFLDEIGDIPLELQPKLLRVLQAGEFERLGSTQTQRVNVRLVAATNGDLGRLISEKRFRSDLYYRLNVFPISVPPLRDRPLDIPLLVTHFVAKYAARMQKTIDRIPEEVMDSLTSHSWPGNIRELQNFVECSVILTRGHTLCSPLARLRPVAPGNSEQAITLEDLNREHICRTLRQTHGVIMGPNGAAARLGIKRTTLYGRMRKLGISRSNKTS; this is encoded by the coding sequence ATGGGAAGTCCACATATTGCTTTTCCGGACGCACAAAGCTTCGGAAGCGTGACCCTTGCCAACGAAAACCTCTCGAAGCAGCAGGAATTTGAAGGAATCGTGGGGTGCAGCACGGCTCTGATGGAAACGCTGGATCTAGTTCGCACGGTGGCGCCCACGGACTCCACGGTTCTCATCGAAGGCGAAACCGGAACAGGCAAGGAAGTCATCGCGAGCGCCATTCATGCTTGCAGTAACCGCCGAGATCGGGCCTTGGTAAAGCTGAACTGCACCGCGATTCCGGTGGGACTTCTGGAGAGTGAACTCTTCGGTCATGAAAAGGGGGCTTTTACCGGCGCCGTAGCACGAAAGATCGGTCGCTTCGAGGCTGCTCACAGGGGCACACTTTTTCTCGACGAGATCGGTGATATCCCGCTAGAACTGCAACCGAAACTGTTGCGCGTACTGCAAGCGGGAGAGTTCGAGAGGTTGGGCAGTACGCAGACGCAGCGCGTAAACGTGCGCCTGGTGGCGGCAACTAATGGGGATCTGGGTAGGCTGATTTCAGAAAAGCGGTTTCGCAGCGATCTCTACTACCGCCTCAACGTGTTTCCAATATCGGTGCCACCGCTCCGGGACCGCCCACTAGACATCCCTTTGCTGGTGACACACTTTGTAGCTAAATATGCCGCACGAATGCAGAAAACGATCGACAGGATTCCCGAGGAGGTTATGGATTCTCTTACCTCGCATTCCTGGCCAGGAAACATCCGAGAGTTGCAGAACTTCGTTGAGTGCAGCGTGATCCTGACACGCGGCCATACTCTCTGTTCCCCTCTTGCAAGATTGAGACCGGTTGCACCGGGTAACTCGGAACAGGCCATCACTCTTGAGGATTTGAATCGTGAGCACATTTGCAGGACACTTCGGCAGACACACGGCGTAATCATGGGTCCGAACGGGGCCGCAGCTCGCTTGGGAATCAAGCGCACTACCTTATATGGCCGCATGCGGAAACTTGGAATCTCGCGCTCCAACAAAACCTCCTGA